The following DNA comes from Magnolia sinica isolate HGM2019 chromosome 18, MsV1, whole genome shotgun sequence.
TATCAGCAATTCAAACATACACAGTGatacaaaaatgtaaaatacGCTAAACTAATTGGCCATATTATAAAATACATAACGCTTGCATCTTTTCCACTACAAGTTCGAAAAAAGAAATCGTAGtcatgatatgtgtgtgtgtaaaaatacaAGATGAAACCGGCCCTTCTTCCTTGGAAAGAGAAGGAAGTACAAAATGGAAGTATTGAGAGCATACCTTCTTGCGTGCAGAATCGTTGTATTGTCTTACAGAATTCTTGCCTCCAAGCTCGTCCTTAATCATCAAAGTGCCCTTAAGTTGTTCGGATGAAATCTCACCTTCTCTATCACTCATCTTTTCCAACCTCTGCTGCGCGGGCCCGCGTTTACCTGCATGCTCACCTTGCAAGTTAGCCAGTGACTCTTCAATATCTGCAGCTGGGACAGAATGCAGGCTGCTCCCAGTAGACGGGCCTGGATCATCGATCTGGACACTTAGCGGTAACTTAGACAAGACATTGCCATAGTGCACGAGATTCTTCACCGGCTGTCTCAGCAACGGCTCATCAGCCTTCTCCAAACCACGCTCCCCATCCCGCCTTTCATTCATGGCAACCCACTGCCCAGGGCCCTTTGGCCTGCATGGCTCACCAGACACCCGCTGAAACGTGCCGCGGGGCTGCTTCAACCCTGGACCACCTCTTCCTCTCTCATGACCAGAGTGGACTGGTTCCGGGGCCTGAACCGATGAGCCTTTGGAGCTGCTGCTACTGCCGCCGCTGCTCTGCTCGGAACCGTACCTCGTATGGGTCTTGGAACCGCCCGAGCTGACGGAATTGCCATTGGGCAAGCCATCATGGTTCAGAAACTCGCATTTCAAGGACCCAAACGTTAACGTCTTGTCAACGGCCGGGATCCGATCCTGATGCAGAAGGTGATGCGGCGGGCCAGGGCGATGCTGCGGCGGGAACCCTGGGGGGTGCTGGAGGGCATCAGGGAAGAAGGGAGGGTTGGCGGAGAAGTGGGAATTGGGGAAGTCAAGGGCGTTGATGGGGGAGATGGACGGTGGAGGGAAGCCAGAGGGGAGGGGCCAGGGTAGGTTAGAGAAGGCGTGTGGAGGGAGGAAAGGGAAATGAGATTGAGGGAAAAGAGGAGGCGGAGCGGGGTCAGGGCGAGGGGATGGATCGGTGGGCCATGGGGGGAAGGGGTGGCTAGGGCCCACGGCAGCGACGGCTGGATCGTGATGATGGGGAGAGATGGAATTGGAAGGGGAAGGAGGAGATGAGGAAGGATGCTTCTGCAGGAGTTGAAGAAGGAAATGGCCGCTGGAAGGTGCCGGATCGGGGGCTGGTTGTGGTGGTCTTCCTCCTCCGCGGGCCATGTAGTCCGCGGACTGTAATAGACCAGCGACAGAGAGAAAGAGGAACCGAAATCTAGTGTCGGAGACAACTTTAGCAGAGCATATAAACCAATCTTTCCCTGTGAGTCGCGGCTTCTCTCGCACAGCCTATTGCGATTTCCTAGAAGCTATAGTACATACGCGGCTAAACGACAGTAACTTTGATAGTCTGTCGCAGAGAGTAAGATGGATGACACGCAGGCTCTTAAAAATTAATTGGACACTGTTAGTCGAATTAAACCGTTTAAATTACGATAACAGTGCAGATATATCGTGAATCAAAAAGTTTAATTTATTTGATCATCTGACCATTGAATTGGTAGATTTTTTTGAACAGTTGAAAAGGATATTCAACGACCGtttttccacaaacaagtgtcgaTGAATCAGAGGTTTAAATATTTCAATAGACCAATCTGATGCTGTAATTGTGGCCAGGTAGCATGTTTTGTTTGAGTTTCTGAGAGCCTGCGCACCAAGCATCATACTCGGCCGGAGGAGAGTCATATAACTCCTCTTTCCTCACTGGAAAGGATAGAGTAATGTGTCAGCTAGCTTGCTTAACGGCCAAGCTTTGTGGTGAACACCCGTGTGTTTGTAAATTCACTTCGTCTATCAGGTGGGAACTCTTATTTTAGCCGTACATACATAAAATCAGCCTGATGGGCTACGCCAAGGAAACGATGTAAAACTACTCCCAAGACCTCTAAGTTCGAACGGTGTGGCCTGCTTGGGTTTTGGATCAGGCTCATTCCTGTATCTTTATTTCATTTCGATGAGTTACACatgattaacaggtttgatgatcATACACATTTTGTTGACATTAGatgcaaacctatggttggcatcctatCTCAATTGTTGTTTTTGTGGTGGCTCGTCTGATTTTGTGGATTTGACTGATTTTTATTATTGGAGATTAGAATAGAGAATAGAACTCGATGGACAGAACGGATTTGACATAAAGAACCAGTGGGCTCcatgaagcttgggtgttttagatAATGAAATAGGTGTTCCAAAGGTTTCACTCGGTTGTAAGGAGCCTGTGTACGAAAAAGCCCTA
Coding sequences within:
- the LOC131233796 gene encoding UTP:RNA uridylyltransferase 1, which translates into the protein MARGGGRPPQPAPDPAPSSGHFLLQLLQKHPSSSPPSPSNSISPHHHDPAVAAVGPSHPFPPWPTDPSPRPDPAPPPLFPQSHFPFLPPHAFSNLPWPLPSGFPPPSISPINALDFPNSHFSANPPFFPDALQHPPGFPPQHRPGPPHHLLHQDRIPAVDKTLTFGSLKCEFLNHDGLPNGNSVSSGGSKTHTRYGSEQSSGGSSSSSKGSSVQAPEPVHSGHERGRGGPGLKQPRGTFQRVSGEPCRPKGPGQWVAMNERRDGERGLEKADEPLLRQPVKNLVHYGNVLSKLPLSVQIDDPGPSTGSSLHSVPAADIEESLANLQGEHAGKRGPAQQRLEKMSDREGEISSEQLKGTLMIKDELGGKNSVRQYNDSARKKDHRSEFSRGLQVPNHRMRNRFKGIECRSDIERLSPYFLSIYESLIPPEEEKAKQKQLLASLEKLVNKEWPSAQLYLYGSCANSFGVSNSDIDVCLAIDDDDISKPDILLKLADILQSDNLQNVQALTRARVPIVKLMDPITEISCDICINNVLAVVNTKLLRDYAQIDARLQQLAFIVKHWAKSRGVNETYRGTLSSYAYVLMCIHFLQLRKPAILPCLQEMKATYVVTVDDIECAYFDQVEDLRDFGAQNRESIARLLWAFFDYWAYRHDYANAVISVRTGSIISKRAKEWTTRVGNDRHLICIEDPFEINHDLGRVVDKHSIKTLRVEFERAANILQYDPNPNVTLFELYVPD